The genome window tgcttAGCTTGGGAGAaagcgggattttttttttgtttttctcagtTGAAAATCCtaaactttccaattttttaaacctgaaaattgaccGAAATGTTTTTccgtaaaattttaaaattgaactgaaaatgcattttaattataattttttggtcaatttaGAAACAACTCTACTTTTAAggaaaacagttaaaaaactgcggaaactttttcaaaaagtcttgcttctatttatattttaaacgggcaaaaaaatttttttttgagcacttttctTGATCCCAAGTTTgtgtattcaaaatttgtggttCTGGTTTTTATGTAAGTAAATTTGTGGACTGAAAAGtacctttaaaattattttttttaaacgtaaaAAAACTCAATCAAACATGCGCCACAGTGCAACAGACCAAgttactgaaattttctgaaataagctttaaaaaatgttttttcaaaagtctatTTTGTAcataaaaataggaaaaaaaatgtttggcggctcttataactttaaaatctgaaagttaaaCTCCACATTTTCtcccaataattttttatttcaatttctccaatttcaaacgtaacaaaaaaaagaataattcTCACAGTTCCCTCCAGAAAGATTCCTGATTATCAGCGGCGCACATTTGCATTTGCCTCCCCGGGCCACCCGCCACTTTTTGTCCTTTCTGTCCTCCTCCTTTAAGAGGTGCCGCACAGTTTTTTTGAGAGACGCAGGCGGTGAGAGGGGAAACCGTTTTTGTTCATTTGCACTTTGTTTATGATATTCAGTTagcttttttttcctgaacGGGTCCGCAAGATTtacttttaacttttttgagatttttggtgATTTCGGTAACCTGTAACCTATCAAAACTGTGTGGTTTTTGGctggtttgaatttttatatgattccaaaatcaaattcatatttttatactaaatttttatgtgctacctttttgaagtttttgaaatattttagtagGTTTCCCAGCTGGTCTTACGTCCTACAACtcacaatttcaaactttcttgAAGAATCCCAATTTGCTAACTTTTGGCAGCTCATATCTTGGCGgtcttaatttttatcaaaaagttgttttttacagttttgttttagaaaatttacacattttttcgaaattgtcCCAGATATCAGTTCATTTTACGGAGATTTTTCTAtgtaaaactttaatttcgTTCGAACTGAAAACTTACAAGTTACTTACATTTACCATTAATTTTGCGTAACtagaaatttatataaaaatggTTAGTTCCTTTGGTATTTTCgtactgcaatttttcagaatttaagcaaaaacttatatttttcattagaaGTTGTACCTCCTCCCAGCTCTTCCCAGCTACTTCCCAGCTTCatcatttttccttttctaggtcaaactttatttcaaaatattccagCTCCATTCCATATTGCTCTTTTCTACTTCATTTTCGTTAGAACTCTACTCATACCTTTCCATCAACAAGCCCCAAAATCATCGGTCTCCCATAGTTACCTACACTTTTGCTGAACCCATGGGATTCCTTTATCATATAAATGTTGTTCCATTATAATTAGTGACTCAATATCACATGCTCCCTGCGTCTCTTCCCCAGGACCCTCACCGCCGCGATCGATAAATTAGAGGTGGGGATAGGGAAAGGTGGGGCAAGACGAGGCACGCcatatatattttctttcttttgtttttttttttgaaattaaagagTCTATCTAAATTCTGAAGCTCCCTCTTAAAATTTGTCCTCTAACTTAGTGTGTAGTTCTAGGAGAGAATTAGCCTCCCCACTTACTTTGAGAACTCCAGTAGCTGTTTTCTCTGTGATACTTTTCTCTCCTCTCGCAAATCCTTTctaatattatattttcaattttcagactcccTCCCTCTCAAATCTAAGATGAATCAGGACTTTCTCCTCCAGGACTTCTCCCATTTATATGGCCTCAACCCAATGCTCCAACCACTTCCGATGGGACTGCCGCCATTCGTTCCGATGGACTTCCCCAACCATGCTTCTTCCACTGCTCCACTGCTCTCCAGCCTGCTCAACGCTCCAGGATCACTTTATGGTCCCGAGGGGCTGCTCCAAGGACCACCACCGTTGAGCCAGGACCAACTGAACTCGATTCTTCTCGGAGCGTTTACCAGACATCTTTCGGATCCCGCAATGATTCCACTAGCCGATTTGGATCCGATGATCTGTCAAGCACCAAGCATCACCGAGCCCGTATCGAAGCACATAATGAGAACCAGAAGCCTCACTCAGGACTCAGTGAAGGTCAAGCTTGAACCTGTAGAAGATGAGATAATCGACGTCGGAGTGAATAATTATCGTGAGTCGATAGACTTAAAGCTTCTGTTTACAACATTTaacatttattaattttcagaacctcCTCAAACATCTGTTGAGCCAGAGCAACAAGGATCTCCATCAGACTCTGATAGCAAGAAGCTTCCCGAATCCCCACAAAACAGTGCTCCACCGCCGTTGGAACTCGAGCAGCCAGAGCCAGCTCGAGCCTTGCTCAAGTCTGCCCCAAAAAGCTGTAACATATTTGAGACCATGGACATTATCTTAAagtttgattattttcagatgagcaACTTGCAGCTGAGAATTCAGCGATGAAATTGGAGCTCGCATTTCTCAAGAGCGAACTTGAACAGAAGGATAACAAAATTCTGGTGGTCGTAGCAGAAAATGTGATTCTCAGAGAGGAGTGGGATGCGAACATTGCTATCAAACAGGACTTGAGAGTTAAGCTCAAAGACCTTGAGGACAAGTTCGCGCAAAAGTCGAAGGAGCTGTCTGCTTCCAACTCGAACATCGCTCGACTCGAACGGAAAAACGAGAAGCTCAGTGAGgacatttagttttttttttccaaaatttcacatttcaactttcagactGCCGCTCAGCCAGATGCTCCACAAGCTTCAATTCGGACACCTCCACGAGCATAACACCGGAGCCACACGGGCATCTGGCTCCTGAGCTGCAGCTCCCATCGGCTTCAGCTCTCAATGGGATGCTCCATGGGACTGGGTTCGCTAGAGATGGGCAGAGTAAGTCCACCCTGAAAGCTTTGAGCCTAATTTGGATAAACTTTTTATAGTCTCagcctattttttttcagattcgccCAACCACACTCCCAAGGATTTTGGACACCTCCAGTGTACCTCGGACCTCCGAAAGTTCTTCCCAGAAAAAGTTGAACTCGGTATGTGTCGGCTACTTCATTACTtcatttgaattcaaaatttctagaatgtCAAGTTTTCAGAAGCCCGTGAGAGCCCGAAAAGATCTAGAGGAGGCGGCGGAAGAGGACGCGGAGCCAGCCGAGCCAAACGAGGAAGAGCCATCGTTCCCACCTATGATATGATTTTGGAGGCTCACAGCAAGCCCTATGTAAGTTTTGACCTATACTTTTGGCAGCTAGATATGACTATTTTTCAGGTCCACCGTAACTACTGAGCCGGTTCATTCTCTTCTCAACTGATCTCCAATGTGATCTCCCAGCCCCCCGCCATTGCCATATCTGTTTGTCCcgttaaaattgttttataataAGAACTGCAATCAATAAATGAACTCTGTGTAGACGTTATTTCAAGCTTCAAGTTACTTTTCTTCTACCACTGATTGGTTTCCCGTCACCATTTTGTtttctgtgtgtgtgtgtggttgtgcaatttttttttcgtttttttctcaaatttcagtgaaacttctcaaaactGCCACGATGAGCTCCAACAACTACAACGAAGTTCAAGACGGTAAGAAGCTTTTTATTAttcagggttactgtagagtCGTGCAACTTTACGTACTGTAGTCTTACTttgagattactgtagggttactgtaggatcaCTCTAGGGATACAGTAGGGTCTCTTCAATGTAGTAATACTGTGCTACAACTGTGGAAATACTGTAGTACCTCTCACGGGTCGAGCCAATATCCTTAAACCCGTAAAATGTCGGTCAAATGTATTAGATCAAAATGAAGCTCGACTTCCAGCACCTGCAGGATCTCAGCACCCTTTCTGGAAACATAACTAATTTTACAGAGCGCCCGACCACCACCCAGCTCCCATCTCTTGCCTCTGTCGAATTTTGGCATTCTGGAAACCGTGAGGATTGGATGCATGCTCTATCGGCAGAATGTCAGCGTCTACTTCGTAAGTgtattttatagattttcagaaaagaattCACAATGATTTTCAGAGAGATCCGACGAAACAGCTTCAACCCAACAACATCAGCCAAGAGGATCCTCGGAGCTGCAAGCTTCCACCACACAGCTACTCGGtgagtttttcaaagatttttccagcaaaaaacaacattttcagactcaTCCAGCCAAACTGAAATCTCGATGACGGAGAACAATGCTCTCGAGGCAGAAATTAATGAATTAAAGCAAAAAGTGAGGATGCTCACAGACGACGGACAAAACAAGGAAAAGCAGACAAAGGAGTTGGAGGGAGTTCTGAACGTTGCCACGACAAGTGCCATGGAAGCTGCTCAGAAACTCCAAGTTCATCAGCAGAAGCTCAAACAGGAGCACAAGGAAGCAGTGGAAACCTTGGTAGAAGCTCTAAGAGCCGAGAAAGAGAAACTCGAGAAGATCTTGGAAGATGCAAGAAAGAAGGACGACGAAATCGAagagttgaagaaaaaagtgaactcTGAAAGTTCCAGAGCCACTTTAGCCGATGAAGCTGTTCAGAAACTCCAAACTGATAAAGATAAGCTTGAGGAGGAGTACATGAATGATATGCgtgatttgaaaaaagctcTAAAAGACAACCAAGAAGGACTCGAGAAGATCGCCAAAGATGTCAAGAACAAAGAAGGCGAAATCGAAGAGTTAAAGAAAAGTGTGAGCTCTGAAATAGTCAAAGCCACGGAAGCAGCTCACGCCACTGATCAGCTCCGAAAAAAACTCCAGAAACAACAGGATGAGCACGAAAAAGTGATTGCGAATATGGAAGAAAATTTCGAAGCAGCAAAACTAGGAGCAGCAgcacaagaagaagaagaaattgagaagCTCGCGGGGGACGGAAGGAAAAAGGACGACAAAATCAAGGAATTGGAGAATAATGCTGAGGACTTCAGAGGGTTGAGCAGGAGCATAAAAAAGAGATTGAAGACTTGAAAGGAGCTCTAGCAGCAGAGAAAAGAATTTCAGAAGCTGACAAAGTGGAATTGAAGAAGCTCACCGAGGAACTGCAGAGTATGCATCTCAAAAACAAGGAACTGAAGAATAATGTGACCACTGAGAATTCAAGGGCCACAGGAGCCGTTCAAGAGGCTCAGGTGCTCCAAGAAAAACTGCAACAAGCTTTGAAAGAGCTTGAGGGAAAGAAGAAAGAGCTTTTGGAACAAGAGAATGCTCACAAGCTCCGCATGGATCAGTTTGAAGACGACACTAAGAAACGtcacaaaaaagaaatcaaggCGCTGGAAGTGGAAGTGAAAAAACGAAACGCCACTATTAAAGAACATCAAGTTGCTGCTCAAGAGAGAAGAGCGAAACATGATGCGGAAGTCGAAGAGCTCGAACAAAAATTGGCCACCGAAGAGGAGAAGTGCAGACGAATCGTCCAAGATATCAGGGAAAAGCTCGATGcccgtaagttttttttttttggatattcgGCGAAACcaaatttagcaattttcagaatttccgcCGATCTCCCGATCTCCGAGTACTGAATGCGTATGGCCAGAAATGATAATTGATGGTATGTTTGCAGTGTTCTAAGAGCACAACCAAGACAAACTTTAGTTCAAAGCGGATCTAACTTTAAAATGACCCCACCCATATCTAGGCTCAATTTCGCCTGCAAGGCGACCTATGCCTGCTGCCTACTGCCAAGGTACTACAAAATGTTGAGTgtggtaggcaggcaaacGGGCAGGCAAAAACCTACCTACCTATTATAAAAGCcggtcaaattttcagatgtcttTTGGCAACAGCCAAGCAGCTCCACATCCCACGTCTATTCTTCGTTTGCCTTTTCTACTCCACGTTCCAGCTCCCAAAATGCTCCAGTTCAAGAAGGTGAGCCGACGATCGCAAACTGATCCACATAGGAAAATGTgataaacttttttagaagCCACTTCGCACCAATCCACCTCCTCCGAGCCTGCTTCTTCTGCTCCGAACTCTAATTCTTCTCCAAATTCCTCAGGTATGTCACCCGCAGTCACCAGCTACTTGTCCAATATTTCTGAGCCGTTTACTTTTTCAGCTCGAATTACCAGACGTCATGCGCCACCTTCCACCTCCAGAGCATCCAAAAGAATTGCAGCAAAAAATGCTCAGGAAGAGCCAACAAAGGTAAGTTGATGGTAATCACAGTGAAAGAGATAAACCCCATTTTCAGAAGCCAAAGTGACCTGCTACCCAACCTCCGAACGTTTCTCAGCCTGTTCCAGAGCCCTATCTATCCCCagatcacaaaaattttcatctaGTCCCGCTTTTTCCTAGTACATCCTCTGTCTCTTACTCTTGCCATTTTATTTGTCTTGTTTGATACATACTTGTTACATAGAGATTtaatgaattcaaattttacttgactttttttttcaattttaaaacttttggttTAACTTCCAACTTCTCATTTTCGTACTTCTATCATCTATtcctgattttcaattttaaacctGCATTTTCAGAGTATATTGCTCCAGTTTCCTTAGAGATGGCTTCAACTTCTACTGCCGCTCAAGGCGAACCTGAAAATGCTCCACCCGTCGATGTAAGCCAACTTTGCTTCAATCTAACGCACTGCGCCACCAGCTACAAGCACTATGCGTTCCGTAAGTTTCattaatcaatttcaattctgaaGTAATATATTCTAGAACTCGCTTCAAAGATCGCGCCGAAAAGATATAATGACGCCTTCTTGGAGCACAGTGAAGAGCACTTGAATGCACTCCGGAAACAAAATCAACAGCAATTATCGACAGAAGAGATCTTTACCTCTTGCAGGAACATATTTACCGAGATGGAGTCGTGTCAAGCAGAGTTGCAAGCTCGCTGTAAGTTTCATTGATAGCAGTGCTATTATAGGTTGTagaacttgtagtttgtagtctgtagtcTGTGACATCATAAGTTCTTCCTATGTAGTACTGGGCTCCTGTAACAATACAGCAGAAATATCACTTTAGCAGGATCCCGcaccgaccaatcagcaatgCTGGCCATGCCCATCACGCCTTCCTGATTGGCTAGCGCTTCATGTATTTAAAACCACAGAAAACTACCTTCTTTCAGTGAATAATGGTCGCCGAGAAACCCCGCCACCAGCTCAACAAGATGTTAACTCTATTATCAAATCATTCCTGACTCAAATGCTCCCGGCGAAACACGGCATACCTACCGACTTGGCACAGGCTCTCCTGATtctttgcaactttttgaatgcCCGCCAGATCTTGCTGCCCAAAAACGTGATTGATGGCTACATGAATCTTGTCAGCCAAGTTCCAAGTGAGTTCTCTTTCGATTTCTgggcgaaatttgaatttttcagtttctgatCTTCCATCGAGACCGCAGGAAGCCGTTCAATCGCCAAGTAATGTTTTCTCCGACTTTATTGCCAACGAGCTGACCTTGAATgcaatgaagaaaaatgaagagttgcaaaaattaatcGATTCTCAGAAAAAGGAATCTAGAAGGTTCCAAGATTCAGCACGCATAAAGAAGATGAAATTGGAAGCTCAAATCGAGGATctcgaagaaaaattgaaattcgccGAGCAACACTTTCATGGAGAGCTCCAGGAGACTTGTTTCTCTGGAGAAACTTGCCTTGAAACTGGAATTCTAGGATACCGAGGAAAGTTCCCAAGTGCTCCATCCGAAGCCGAGAAGATGTTGAAAGAGATGAGCCGGACTACAAACGACGCGAAGAAGCTCATTCTGATGAACAGTCGAGTTGTGGAAGGGTCAgcgaatttgatgaaaaagtgGAAGACTGCCATGAAGATTGCTGGAGAAGCTCCGCAGACTTCTTACCAAGAATCTTTTGCTCACAACTTTGAGAATTCTGAGCCTTTGTTTTCAACTCCAATTACAGCTTCAACTACAGCTGAAGAACCACCACAGGTTAGAATCTAGacaatttcatttaaaaaattagagattCCAACTTTTCCAGGTGTTCAGCTTTCACTCTCGCCAGCAACCGTCTTCATTAGCGAGCACTGCTTCTGATACTGGTAGGCCGAACTTCCGgctttaattttcttcaaatttagtGTCAATTTCAGGCAATCTAGATCGCCCAAGATTTAGTGGCTCGGATCTCACCTTCGAAATCAAGAAGCTCAACGATGAAATTAGCGGACTGCGCCAGGAGAATGAAGAGCTTCGAGCTTCAAACGAGTATCTACGGACTGCTCACGGAGTGGATGTACACAATATAAGCCAGCTTCAGCTTCAGATAAAAGCCACTCAAGAATTAAGTGAGTTAATGAAACCTTTTGGCAGAAGAAAACATGGAATTTTCAGACCAAGCCTAGAGAGTCTAGAGAGCTCAATCCTGCAACATATCAAAAGATGAACAAGTTTTACTAGTCTCCCGCAATGATTTGAATGTAATAAATtcctttattaatttttcaaatgttttcttttttataatCTCCCAATCGGTCATAACAAAGCAAATGTTTAATTGTTcctctgtgatttttttgtaaatcaatTTTCCCTCAAATTTATCAGCTTGCAAAAATAGACACAATTTGTAGACACAGACTCCCTCCCTCT of Caenorhabditis elegans chromosome II contains these proteins:
- the M151.3 gene encoding Rho-GAP domain-containing protein (Confirmed by transcript evidence), which encodes MASTSTAAQGEPENAPPVDVSQLCFNLTHCATSYKHYAFQLASKIAPKRYNDAFLEHSEEHLNALRKQNQQQLSTEEIFTSCRNIFTEMESCQAELQARLNNGRRETPPPAQQDVNSIIKSFLTQMLPAKHGIPTDLAQALLILCNFLNARQILLPKNVIDGYMNLVSQVPISDLPSRPQEAVQSPSNVFSDFIANELTLNAMKKNEELQKLIDSQKKESRRFQDSARIKKMKLEAQIEDLEEKLKFAEQHFHGELQETCFSGETCLETGILGYRGKFPSAPSEAEKMLKEMSRTTNDAKKLILMNSRVVEGSANLMKKWKTAMKIAGEAPQTSYQESFAHNFENSEPLFSTPITASTTAEEPPQVFSFHSRQQPSSLASTASDTGNLDRPRFSGSDLTFEIKKLNDEISGLRQENEELRASNEYLRTAHGVDVHNISQLQLQIKATQELNQA
- the M151.7 gene encoding BZIP domain-containing protein (Confirmed by transcript evidence), with protein sequence MNQDFLLQDFSHLYGLNPMLQPLPMGLPPFVPMDFPNHASSTAPLLSSLLNAPGSLYGPEGLLQGPPPLSQDQLNSILLGAFTRHLSDPAMIPLADLDPMICQAPSITEPVSKHIMRTRSLTQDSVKVKLEPVEDEIIDVGVNNYQPPQTSVEPEQQGSPSDSDSKKLPESPQNSAPPPLELEQPEPARALLKSAPKSYEQLAAENSAMKLELAFLKSELEQKDNKILVVVAENVILREEWDANIAIKQDLRVKLKDLEDKFAQKSKELSASNSNIARLERKNEKLNCRSARCSTSFNSDTSTSITPEPHGHLAPELQLPSASALNGMLHGTGFARDGQNSPNHTPKDFGHLQCTSDLRKFFPEKVELEARESPKRSRGGGGRGRGASRAKRGRAIVPTYDMILEAHSKPYVHRNY